A genome region from Myroides fluvii includes the following:
- a CDS encoding FAD-dependent monooxygenase, which translates to MQVAIIGAGIGGLTLAIALKKAGISFVVYEATAQIKPVGAGIAIANNAMQVYRHLGISSQLTNAGVRISTVMLTDMQLQVLDQTSLARFEQKYQLANIAIHRSVLHRILVEAVGEEHLRLNKRLQNITRGDDGRYELRFTDDTVAHHEFVFGADGLRSQVRELLFGNHTLRDAHQVCWRGVVPFKMPAEYEHVAVESWGKGKRLGFVKLADGQLYWYFLIDEDLYCEHTTLANYLEDCPTWVKQMILQTPPQLIHRDKLYDLTPFDTWQKEKACLIGDAAHATTPNLGQGACQAIEDVYVISKLLEHYSLEEALQRYPAIRKKKAHAIVRDSWALGKIAQWRNPLLVVLRNTAFRLLPPWMKKRQMEKMFELDRV; encoded by the coding sequence ATGCAAGTAGCTATTATTGGTGCAGGAATTGGCGGATTAACCTTGGCAATCGCCCTAAAAAAAGCAGGTATTTCCTTTGTTGTTTATGAAGCAACGGCTCAAATTAAACCTGTAGGTGCGGGAATTGCCATTGCCAATAACGCCATGCAAGTCTATCGTCATTTGGGTATTTCCAGCCAACTGACTAATGCAGGGGTTCGCATTTCCACAGTGATGCTGACTGACATGCAATTACAGGTTTTGGACCAAACATCACTGGCCCGTTTTGAACAAAAATATCAATTGGCCAATATCGCTATTCACCGCAGTGTTTTACATCGCATTTTAGTAGAAGCTGTGGGAGAAGAACACCTGCGGTTGAATAAGCGTTTGCAGAATATTACAAGGGGAGATGACGGAAGGTATGAACTTCGTTTTACAGATGATACAGTGGCGCATCATGAGTTTGTATTTGGGGCAGATGGATTGCGCTCTCAAGTAAGGGAATTGCTGTTTGGCAATCACACCTTGCGCGATGCACATCAAGTGTGTTGGCGCGGGGTAGTCCCTTTTAAGATGCCTGCGGAGTATGAACATGTAGCGGTAGAAAGTTGGGGAAAGGGCAAGCGCTTGGGCTTTGTGAAATTAGCCGATGGTCAGCTGTATTGGTACTTCCTAATAGACGAAGATTTATACTGCGAACATACAACCCTAGCAAACTATTTGGAGGATTGTCCCACTTGGGTAAAGCAAATGATCTTACAAACGCCACCGCAACTTATTCACCGAGATAAATTATACGACCTTACACCTTTTGACACATGGCAGAAAGAAAAAGCCTGTTTGATAGGCGATGCTGCACACGCGACAACACCCAATTTGGGGCAAGGAGCTTGTCAGGCCATAGAAGATGTGTATGTAATCAGTAAACTACTCGAGCACTATTCACTAGAAGAAGCACTGCAACGATATCCGGCTATTCGAAAGAAAAAGGCACATGCTATTGTTCGAGATAGTTGGGCTTTGGGAAAAATAGCACAGTGGCGAAATCCCTTGCTTGTTGTCCTGCGCAATACCGCTTTTCGCCTTTTACCCCCTTGGATGAAAAAAAGACAAATGGAAAAGATGTTCGAATTAGATCGAGTTTAG
- a CDS encoding DNA alkylation repair protein, whose translation MEQIKRKGSKTIQGIPPEILEQLNQGKIETANLVEWLAIDLVKILTFVLDQCKRPQYLAPTLKALDAVKKPTITLKNATIGQTLLAEAIKADDRELFQFLSQHPADMPRCWATYMVGGNANWSPSEQLNAIQVFAADTHFGVRETAWMAVRPTIIDNLALSLTVLEPWTLHVDANIRRFATESTRPRGVWCAHIEALKATPALALPLLENLRNDPVKYVQDSVGNWLNDASKTQPDFVRNIAATWLEESDTKATAYIVKKALRTLNG comes from the coding sequence ATGGAGCAGATAAAAAGAAAAGGATCTAAAACCATACAGGGAATTCCACCTGAAATTTTAGAGCAGTTGAATCAAGGAAAAATAGAAACGGCGAATTTAGTCGAGTGGTTGGCTATTGATCTGGTAAAAATATTGACTTTCGTATTGGATCAATGCAAGAGACCTCAGTATTTAGCCCCTACTTTAAAGGCGCTGGATGCAGTAAAGAAACCGACGATTACCTTGAAAAACGCTACAATAGGACAGACTTTATTGGCTGAAGCAATAAAAGCAGACGATAGGGAACTTTTTCAATTTTTGAGCCAACACCCAGCGGATATGCCGCGTTGTTGGGCGACGTATATGGTTGGAGGAAATGCAAATTGGAGCCCTAGTGAGCAGTTAAATGCAATTCAGGTATTTGCTGCGGATACCCATTTTGGCGTGCGTGAAACGGCTTGGATGGCCGTGCGTCCAACGATTATTGATAATCTTGCCCTTAGTTTGACGGTACTAGAACCTTGGACGTTGCACGTCGATGCGAATATTCGTCGTTTTGCAACGGAATCAACGCGTCCTAGAGGCGTTTGGTGCGCGCATATTGAAGCACTCAAAGCAACACCAGCCTTGGCTTTACCGCTGTTGGAAAATTTGCGCAATGACCCCGTTAAGTACGTTCAGGATAGTGTAGGCAATTGGTTGAATGACGCTAGTAAAACACAACCTGATTTTGTGCGAAACATAGCGGCTACTTGGCTAGAGGAAAGCGATACAAAAGCAACTGCTTATATTGTGAAAAAAGCATTGCGCACGCTAAACGGGTAG
- a CDS encoding alpha/beta hydrolase family protein: MTQLHHKTTVIPTDTTAAILADCYQNTSQEKSPLIIFCHGYKGFKDWGAWDLAMQTMAKAGFAVVKFNFSHNGTTVDHPTEFTDLDAFGRNTYTQEQRDLTTVIDYYSSQPFVDETKIFLIGHSRGGGAVILQTYYNDKVTGAISWAGVADFKKRFPQRDNFEQWKKEGVFYSMNGRTKQQMPHYFTFWTDFEANEQALTIQYAAQNLRKPVLIINGTADQAVSVKEAELLHLWIKESDLFIVEGADHVFGARHPQEGNHLPNDLALVVQETIAFIQRNILL; encoded by the coding sequence ATGACGCAATTACACCACAAAACAACCGTTATTCCCACTGATACTACGGCTGCTATATTAGCGGATTGCTATCAAAATACAAGCCAAGAAAAATCACCGTTGATTATTTTTTGCCATGGGTATAAAGGTTTTAAAGATTGGGGCGCTTGGGATTTGGCGATGCAAACGATGGCGAAAGCAGGTTTTGCGGTCGTGAAATTTAATTTTTCTCATAATGGAACTACCGTTGATCATCCAACGGAATTTACAGATTTAGACGCTTTTGGCAGAAATACCTATACACAAGAGCAACGTGATTTGACAACTGTTATTGATTATTACAGCAGTCAACCTTTTGTAGATGAAACCAAAATATTCTTAATTGGACACAGTAGAGGAGGCGGAGCGGTAATCTTGCAGACGTATTATAATGACAAAGTAACAGGAGCAATCTCCTGGGCCGGTGTTGCCGATTTTAAAAAGCGATTTCCACAGCGCGATAACTTTGAACAATGGAAAAAAGAAGGCGTTTTTTATAGTATGAATGGACGTACCAAGCAACAAATGCCCCATTATTTTACGTTTTGGACAGATTTTGAAGCCAATGAACAAGCGTTGACGATTCAATATGCAGCTCAAAATCTCAGGAAACCCGTTTTAATTATTAATGGTACAGCAGACCAAGCGGTAAGTGTAAAAGAGGCAGAACTCTTGCACCTTTGGATCAAAGAATCTGATTTGTTTATCGTTGAGGGAGCGGATCACGTCTTTGGAGCAAGACACCCTCAGGAGGGAAATCACCTACCCAATGACTTGGCCCTTGTTGTACAAGAAACAATCGCTTTTATTCAGCGAAATATACTACTATAA
- the guaB gene encoding IMP dehydrogenase — MKAHTTKIIGQGLTYDDVLLVPNYSEVLPREVSLKTNFSRNITLNVPIVSAAMDTVTESEMAIAIAREGGIGVIHKNMTIEEQAKEVRKVKRAESGMIIDPVTLPLTATVGDAKKAMAEYSIGGIPVVDENGVLKGIITNRDMRFEKENAKPITEVMTKENLVTAAEGTTLEQAEGILQENKIEKLPVVNANFKLVGLITFRDITKLTLKPNANKDQFGRLRVAAALGVTHDTVERATALVKAGVDALIIDTAHGHTQGVVGVLKEVKAAFPEIDVVVGNIATPEAALYLVEAGADAVKVGIGPGSICTTRVVAGVGFPQFSAIMEVAAALKGTGVPVIGDGGLRYTGDIPKAIGAGADCVMLGSMLAGTKESPGETIIFEGRKFKAYRGMGSVAAMKQGSKDRYFQDVEDDVKKLVPEGIEGRVPYKGELNESMLQFIGGLRAGMGYCGAKDIPTLQEVARFVQLTASGIGESHPHNITITKSAPNYSR; from the coding sequence ATGAAAGCACACACGACAAAAATCATCGGTCAAGGATTAACTTACGATGATGTTCTTTTAGTTCCAAATTATTCGGAAGTATTACCACGTGAGGTAAGTTTAAAAACAAATTTTTCAAGAAATATTACGCTAAATGTTCCTATTGTATCTGCGGCGATGGATACCGTAACGGAAAGCGAAATGGCTATTGCTATTGCTCGTGAAGGAGGAATTGGAGTAATCCATAAAAATATGACGATTGAAGAGCAAGCGAAAGAAGTTCGAAAAGTAAAAAGAGCAGAATCGGGTATGATTATCGATCCGGTTACTTTACCTTTAACAGCTACCGTAGGCGATGCAAAGAAAGCCATGGCGGAGTATAGCATTGGAGGTATTCCTGTTGTGGACGAGAACGGCGTTTTAAAAGGAATTATTACCAATAGAGATATGCGTTTTGAGAAAGAAAATGCAAAACCTATTACGGAAGTAATGACCAAAGAAAACTTAGTTACTGCAGCAGAAGGAACTACTTTAGAACAAGCAGAAGGTATTCTACAAGAAAATAAAATTGAAAAATTACCGGTAGTTAATGCGAATTTCAAATTAGTAGGACTAATTACATTCAGAGACATTACTAAGTTAACCTTGAAGCCTAACGCAAATAAAGATCAATTTGGTCGTTTACGCGTAGCAGCAGCTTTAGGTGTTACACATGATACAGTGGAACGTGCAACGGCTTTAGTAAAAGCAGGTGTTGATGCGTTGATTATCGATACAGCTCACGGACATACACAAGGGGTTGTTGGGGTATTGAAAGAAGTGAAAGCAGCATTTCCAGAAATCGATGTGGTTGTGGGTAATATTGCAACACCAGAAGCTGCACTATACTTAGTAGAAGCAGGTGCTGATGCGGTGAAAGTAGGAATTGGACCTGGTTCAATCTGTACCACACGCGTTGTAGCAGGTGTTGGATTTCCTCAATTCTCAGCCATTATGGAAGTTGCAGCTGCATTAAAAGGAACGGGAGTTCCTGTAATTGGAGATGGTGGTTTGCGTTATACTGGAGATATTCCAAAAGCAATTGGCGCTGGTGCTGACTGTGTGATGTTGGGATCGATGTTAGCAGGAACAAAAGAATCACCAGGTGAAACAATTATCTTTGAAGGAAGAAAGTTCAAAGCATACCGCGGAATGGGATCTGTTGCTGCCATGAAACAAGGGTCAAAAGATCGTTACTTCCAAGATGTAGAGGATGATGTGAAAAAATTAGTTCCAGAAGGAATTGAAGGTCGCGTTCCTTACAAAGGAGAATTGAATGAAAGTATGTTACAATTTATCGGAGGATTACGCGCTGGTATGGGATACTGTGGTGCAAAAGACATTCCTACGTTACAAGAAGTAGCGCGTTTTGTTCAGTTGACTGCTTCAGGTATTGGAGAAAGCCACCCACATAATATTACGATTACTAAATCAGCTCCTAACTATTCAAGATAG
- a CDS encoding hydroxymethylglutaryl-CoA lyase translates to MKPTVKIIECPRDAMQGIKMFIPTEKKVQYIQALLRVGFDTLDFGSFVSAKAIPQMVDTTEVLAQLDLSKTQSKLLAIVANTRGAEEAAQHKEIQYLGFPFSISENFQMRNTHKTIAESLITLQEILEIANKSNKEVVAYLSMGFGNPYGDPWNVDIVGAWTERLTKMGVSILSLSDTVGSSTPEVIDYLYSNLIPAYPTIEFGAHLHTTPDSWFEKIDAAYKAGCLRYDGAIKGYGGCPMAKDDLTGNMPTEKMLSYFTANKIDTNLSAMSFESAYNEALKVFNFYH, encoded by the coding sequence ATGAAGCCAACAGTAAAAATTATAGAATGCCCACGCGATGCAATGCAAGGCATTAAGATGTTTATACCGACAGAAAAGAAAGTGCAATATATACAAGCGCTATTGCGCGTTGGATTTGATACCCTTGATTTCGGTAGTTTTGTGTCTGCAAAAGCGATTCCTCAAATGGTTGATACAACGGAAGTCTTGGCTCAGTTAGATTTGAGTAAGACGCAAAGTAAGTTGTTGGCTATTGTGGCCAATACAAGAGGAGCAGAAGAAGCCGCACAGCACAAAGAAATACAGTATTTGGGTTTTCCATTTTCTATTTCTGAAAACTTTCAGATGCGCAATACCCATAAGACCATTGCGGAGTCGTTGATCACGTTACAAGAAATATTAGAAATAGCGAATAAGTCCAATAAAGAAGTGGTTGCCTATCTCTCCATGGGATTTGGAAACCCCTATGGCGATCCGTGGAATGTGGATATCGTTGGGGCATGGACGGAGCGATTGACAAAGATGGGGGTGAGCATTCTTTCCTTGTCAGATACCGTGGGAAGTTCAACACCAGAAGTCATTGATTATTTGTATAGTAATTTAATTCCTGCTTATCCCACAATTGAATTCGGTGCGCATTTACACACAACGCCAGACTCGTGGTTTGAAAAGATCGATGCGGCCTACAAAGCGGGTTGTTTGCGTTATGATGGAGCAATAAAAGGATATGGAGGGTGTCCTATGGCAAAAGATGATCTAACAGGAAATATGCCAACAGAAAAAATGTTGAGCTATTTTACTGCTAATAAGATAGATACCAATTTAAGTGCCATGTCTTTTGAAAGCGCCTACAACGAAGCGTTAAAAGTTTTTAATTTTTATCACTAG
- a CDS encoding enhanced serine sensitivity protein SseB produces MDKTKTMTQSTKTSINKNLSLADLIEKAGTTKEYRAVFYEKFLKRDIYVLVKKGYNDNNEANSFNANAPIITFENQQIPVFTDPKHIYDQGIIQEEMSYMQVNGRAFLELAMGHTILVNPFSKVYKELVPNEVADMLNGSIFNVIQDDVAHIHMQVLIGKPETEPTALLADLKTTFSSIPSISSAYLGWIFNAQIDQKAHYIFAVECDTKSGAEFKEIADVISNLCKPHLKKEEYIDIIRLEKNGNFSDYFYTQEHPFYTK; encoded by the coding sequence ATGGACAAAACAAAAACTATGACTCAATCAACGAAAACTTCGATAAACAAAAACTTATCTTTAGCAGATCTTATAGAGAAAGCGGGAACAACCAAAGAATATCGCGCTGTTTTTTATGAGAAATTTCTAAAAAGAGATATTTACGTTCTAGTAAAAAAAGGCTATAACGACAACAATGAAGCCAATAGTTTTAATGCAAATGCGCCAATTATCACGTTTGAAAATCAACAAATTCCTGTTTTTACCGATCCTAAACACATCTATGACCAGGGGATAATTCAAGAGGAAATGAGCTATATGCAAGTCAATGGACGCGCATTTTTGGAACTAGCTATGGGGCATACCATTCTTGTAAATCCGTTTTCGAAAGTATATAAAGAACTTGTTCCCAACGAAGTAGCAGACATGCTCAATGGATCTATTTTCAATGTCATCCAAGACGATGTTGCTCACATTCACATGCAAGTACTTATCGGAAAACCAGAAACTGAACCCACTGCATTACTGGCGGATTTAAAAACGACTTTTTCGTCTATTCCCTCGATTTCCTCTGCCTATCTGGGTTGGATTTTCAATGCGCAAATAGACCAAAAAGCGCACTATATTTTTGCCGTTGAATGTGACACTAAAAGTGGGGCTGAGTTTAAAGAAATTGCCGATGTAATTTCTAATTTATGCAAACCTCATCTAAAAAAAGAAGAATACATTGACATTATTCGCCTTGAAAAAAACGGGAATTTCAGCGATTATTTTTACACCCAAGAGCATCCTTTTTACACCAAGTAA